One segment of Neodiprion fabricii isolate iyNeoFabr1 chromosome 1, iyNeoFabr1.1, whole genome shotgun sequence DNA contains the following:
- the LOC124174502 gene encoding uncharacterized protein LOC124174502 — protein sequence MVCDAAGSGCPPEIGEEDVSLRRALEDLLKCMLRVWCKEGQALTTLGVPPPESDKRVIVKREPGGEFGFRIHGSKPVVVSVIEPDMPAESSGLEVGDIIISVNGRSVMDAVHSEVVRLAHSGTDILELEVVRTCNILAPQVPRSGSKDGPAEAPLCSGYLWRRSTTSTSSTSDKWVRRWFALRRDNCLYCYKTDADSQPVGAVMLLKYAVTPTPDVRPHSFVITKPGAPTLHLGADAEEAASRWATVIKEAVEKNNQGDTWLNASLRLQQMPPCTIQRPDCFGYLSKQQGAHTREFGSSWSRRYCVLKDAVLYFYDDANAERAFGIACVRGFSVHWGASGSAEGRKHAFELQPPDSTQKSHIFATESEMDKKRWIAALEYSIDRWIKIG from the exons ATGGTGTGCGACGCCGCGGGTTCCGGGTGCCCGCCCGAGATCGGAGAAGAAGACGTCTCCTTGAGGCGCGCCCTTGAAGATCTTTTGAAATGTATGCTCAGGGTCTGGTGCAAGGAAGGCCAAGCATTGACCACGCTCGGCGTCCCGCCACCCG AAAGCGACAAAAGAGTGATCGTAAAAAGGGAGCCTGGGGGCGAGTTCGGGTTCCGGATTCACGGCTCGAAGCCCGTCGTGGTATCGGTAATTGAGCCGGATATGCCGGCTGAGAGCTCCGGCCTCGAGGTGGGCGACATCATCATATCCGTAAACGGAAGAAGCGTCATGGACGCGGTTCACTCGGAAGTCGTAAGGCTCGCGCATTCGGGAACCGACATCCTGGAGCTCGAGGTCGTGCGAACCTGCAACATCCTGGCGCCCCAGGTCCCGAGGAGCGGCTCGAAGGACGGGCCAGCCGAGGCGCCTCTCTGCTCCGGGTACCTGTGGAGGAGGTCGACGACTTCGACGTCTTCGACGTCGGACAAATGGGTCAGGAGATGGTTCGCGTTACGCCGCGACAACTGCCTTTATTGCTACAAGACTGATGCG GATTCACAGCCGGTAGGAGCAGTGATGCTCCTAAAGTACGCGGTAACGCCAACCCCCGACGTCAGACCCCACAGCTTCGTCATAACGAAACCCGGAGCGCCAACGTTGCACTTAGGAGCCGACGCCGAGGAAGCGGCCAGCCGTTGGGCGACGGTCATAAAAGAAGCTGTCGAAAAGAACAACCAG GGCGACACCTGGTTGAACGCATCGTTGAGGCTACAGCAAATGCCTCCCTGCACGATTCAGAGGCCGGACTGTTTCGGCTACCTCAGTAAGCAGCAGGGCGCTCATACCAGGGAATTCGGCTCGAGCTGGTCCCGCAGATACTGCGTCCTCAAGGACGCCGTCCTCTACTTCTACGACGACGCCAACGCCGAACGCGCCTTCGGCATCGCCTGTGTTCGCGGCTTTTCCGTTCACTGGGGTGCATCCGGTTCCGCGGAGGGCAGGAAACACGCCTTCGAACTACAGCCGCCAGATTCTACCCAAAAGAGTCACATTTTCGCGACCGAATCCGAAATGGACAAAAAGAG GTGGATAGCAGCGCTCGAATACTCGATTGACCGGTGGATAAAGATAGGTTGA